In the Plasmodium gaboni strain SY75 chromosome 13, whole genome shotgun sequence genome, tttttcgtccttttcatttgataatatatctacattttgcgattttttatattcaaGTGTATCTTCCCTCTTAATACTTTCCTTTTCgtcattttttttttttttttttttttttttctttgttttCTCTTCTTCCTCTTGTTCTTCTACTTTTATATcgtttatataaattttcaAAAGTTGCAGGTGAAGTTCTATCGTTTTGAGGATAAAAAAAGTGGAtgttgaaaaaaattttatatctaaaaatatttcatacATATGCTGAACgatatttatttcatccattaatattttgttatttgtaatttccttttttgtatattttaaaaaaacaaagctgtatgttaaaaaaaatatgctcatataaatatcgttttctttttctttataataGACACTTAGGtttttacaaatattatataaaaattttgataTTGATATGTCATATGTGATATAgcatttttctttattttgtttattaaaGTGTATAAAGTGGataatttctttatttttaaaatgtgGAAAAAGCatcaaaaataataataaactgacttgtaaataatatatatcatcatttaataaatatatataataaaaacataacgaaatatataaaaaatgtaaataaaaaatcaaatttaatgataaatcatttatattatccacaataacattttttattatattattattattttcatttacaaaatgaatagtttgtatattattatcttttcCATCTGATGATTTTTTAGAACAGATATTTTCTTCTacactttttttataattcacttttttttcatcatcttttaaattgtgaacaaataatattatacatatataaaaggaACAAGTTAAATCATTACAAATATTTGAAAAGTTACAAGATTTGTTTTTTTCcttatcattattatctgttatatatttcttataatttttataatttgaatgactaaaattattatctttcGAATGTTTTGTTAAAGAATCCaaatgattatttttatttttttcatcaaCCAAAATATGATCACAAcatatttctttaaaaatagTTTCCTTTTGTAAATTAGATTCATTTTcttgtttttcttttaatttattttttatgtttaagacattttgttttattaattcttttcttttctcctcattttgtttttgtcGTTCTTTATTctcttcttcatttttttcaataattttatcaacaaaaaaaacgaagaataataaataacGTGTAACTAAATCTTTNNNNNNNNNNNNNNNNNNNNNNNNNNNNNNNNNNNNNNNNNNNNNNNNNNNNNNNNNNNNATATATAGAATAAATCTCcacaaaataatgatgttatttattttttataagcacacaaagaaaatttatatgtgaTCAAAAGTTAAAAATTTTTACTATATTCTATAAAAGTTCAGATGtcttcattattaaaattaaatgatatataataatgttttactctttttttataaaatataaataaataaataaataaatatatatatatatatatatatatatatattatactaCTTATAATAAAGGTAACAAATTTTTGGTTTTACgtgaattatatatttttataatatgattaaaaaaaaaaaaatgttacTTTTTAATTTCCTTAATTctaattaaataaataaatataaatatatatatgttcatatatatatatatatatatatactaataaacaacaaaaaaaataaaaattaaaaattacattaaattatttaaattcAATCCCTTTTTGTATCAATTTagattattatatatattataaaattattttaaaaattttataaataacattattataactaAGGAAGATTTCCTAAGGGCTANNNNNNNNNNNNNNNNNNNNNNNNNNNNNNNNNNNNNNNNNNNNNNNNNNNNNNNaaatattatatatatatttataatataaaaaaacataaaatccatatatactttaaaatgttataaaaattttgaagtacaaataaaattattattaatgtAATACATTTAAGGATAACaatttataaatgtatttatgatatatattataatatatatatgttttttttttttttttttttttttttttggagGGAGGAatctatatttttctatacATAATTGctaataaaattatttaataatttacaAATGGATAAGTGTTCTTCCTTCaactttattttattgacatcaaaaaaaacattGTTATTATCCTGAAatgtgaaaaaaaaaaaaatatatatatatataatattatatatatatttatttatttctctatatttttgtatttacCTGATCTTTTATTTGTTTCCAAcggaaaataaaaagagaaataaaatatggatgataatacataataaaataagtCAATTTTAAAACTTGACAAAAgtattttttctttttttttttcatttcaCTTAATTCATTATCCTTGGATTCATGTTCGTTTAGAAATTTTAAATTCAACAGGGATAATATCAGACAATcctataaaaaaaaaaaataaataaatattacaatgtggcaaaaaattaaataaaataaaataaaataaaaatatatatatgttacGATGACATATagacatatataaatataaatatatatatatatatacttattaatatatatattattaaacCTGAATGAATAGTATTTCACTTTTTTTAAGATTGTTAGTTATAACATAAGAATCAAATCTCATAAAAAGAAAGGCTGATATAGCAAACAGAATTTTTAAAGAGAGAAAAAATTGttgtgtattttttttaatactattattagatatattataataattttccttatataaatctaatttatttttttgttcatttataatatcaaaaTTATGTTTTTGTAGTATActaaaataataataaaagaaaaaatgaatatgaaaaagaagcagattttttatattttgtttagagttattattcattttgaTTTGATATTCATCTTgacataatatatatataaaatttaagttatttaatttatctattgatatgtttaatatttgtataaaaCTATAATTATGTGTGTTATTTTGAATGaatgaagaaaaattaGAAATGTCTTTTGGTTCTTTTATTTctaaataatttaatatattaaatgtacatttatgatataaatgaaataaaatttttatttgaataatatttttcatatttaaattgaatatatataataacaattttgataagaatattttgttattaaaATATCTGTTAGgatctatatatttaactATTAGAAgataaaagaaattatcttcatttattataattgAAAAGAATTctaataaattaataaagtcatcaatataatgaacattttcataaattaaataattacaaaataattttataagtacatttatttctttattaaattcatttttaaattttattaaatctttttgtttttcttcatcttgtaatttaaatatatcttttatatctttaaaaaattctaataaaatatccataattttttttatttttaaaattacaccatacatattatttaagTCAAGTTCTATTATTGTCTTTTTACATATCTTATCTGTTGGattaacatataatatattgttattatttttatcatttatgttttctcttgtattttcattttttattaatttttttttttctatcATAATATTTGGATTTTCTACAACATATAATGAGGAGATGTCGTTTCCTTTATCgtcattttttatttcatccTTTTCATAATACCATGAATAATGTTCACttaaaaattttaagaTATGTTCTACATTTATACATATCATATGAATCATTtgtttaaaatatttgttataaaaaatataattattaaattcCTTTTTACTTACATATTTCATAACAtcttcaaaaaataaatataattcaaCACTCATATAAGATAAAGGagtttttaaaatatctaTAGAATCAtaattaacatatataaaatgtaaacATGAATATATTGTGGAATATAATCTATAtaaaatttctttttctttttcatcttttatttcagaaaaataatatattatatttgcataaaatttatatatatttttttcatctaatatattttcaatattctttttttttatatatatatttaaatttgtTAAGCAATTCATAACAGTAATTCTTAATTTAGGTTCATTGTAATTTTCTGCTAATCTATTTAATAAATGGAAATATTcttttacatatttattatcatttaatttcaaaattatattattcaaaaaatgtaatgaaatataaatacactgttcatttaataaggatatattatatttggCTATATCTATACActcttttttatatatactgTTTATATTGTCCttattgttcatattatccACATTTATATCATTGTTGTTCCctttcttattattttttttattttggAGTTCCTtcaaattaatattttcttttaatatggtaaaaattaaattaatcaagcaaattttttcatttgaaaaataaaaatctTGTTCTTTATCATCATCTAATATTGACATATCAGTATTGGATgtattatcatcataaatattatttgaagaatttttttcattatcaaaatatctttttggatttatattattgatatcatttaaatcacacttattttttgtatcatgatttactttttttttattaacaataaaattattttcttcaacatcctcttcattatttatgACATTGTCCTTTTCTTcattgtattttttttttaatcttttgttaaaaaaatacatttcCACATCAACATCTAAATCGTTATTTTCAGAattgaaataaaaattattaataatttcttcTTCCTTTAAAAATGCTTGAGTTTTTAAGAAAAACGTTATACATTCgttgtatattatatttatatcttttagCTCATCCTGGTCGCACgatatataattatcatcatcTAGATGTTTATCATCacattcatatttattatcaccTGCACAAGTGTTATActtattatcatatatagAGAAACCCTTTTCCTTTTGTTCCcaattattttcaatagaagcatttttatttatacccttcttattttctttattgCATATCTGCACAGCCTTATTTAATCGGTTACTCCAGTTTTTTACATAGCACGAATAAGAAACGATAATAGAATTGATAAAAGGGAAACAAGCTTTTAAATAAACACAAGTTGAACTACCTATGAGACTATTAATTAAACGTAAGgtaaataatttaaattcattttgtgaacgtaataataaacatagAAATTCAACGTCAATAGATTTTAAAACATTAATTTTATCACTTTCTTTTAaatcatttatatgttttgttaattttaaaatgttCATAAATTTATCTTTGCTATTATCActatcttttatattttttaaaattttatttatttcttccttcttgttattattatcattttttgggtatatttcatttattaatttatcttcttccattataaatatatataaaatatcaCGTCGTTCTTTTTGTNNNNNNNNNNNNNNNNNNNNNNNNNNNNNNNNtcttttatattttttaaaattttatttatttcttccttcttgttattattatcattttttgggtatatttcatttattaatttatcttcttccattataaatatatataaaatatcaCGTCGTTCTTTTTGTTATACATTCTTTAATAAACAgtccaaaaaaaaaaaaaaaaaaaaaaaaaaaaaaaatgagaaaataatataatatatatgtaaaaatatatacaaaatattttttatattttcttatatattatcaatatatatatatatatatatatatattatttatattgaattttttaatatgacgatttgtttttattttgtagtacggttaatattataagagtggaattttatttaaaaatatatatatttaaatattatgttattttatcctttattttaataatttattttttttttggggATCTATgttgttattttttaaaatatttgtataNNNNNNNNNNNNNNNNNNNNNNNNNNNNNNNNNNNNNNNNNNNNNNNNNNNNNNNNNNNNNNNNNNNNNNNNNNNNNNNNNNNNNNNNNNNNNNNNNNNNNNNNNNNNNNNNNNNNNNNNNNNNNNNNNNNNNNNNNNNNNNNNNNNNNNNNNNNNNNNNNNNNNNNNNNNNNNNNNNNNNNNNNNNNNNNNNNNNNNNNNNNNNNNNNNNNNNNNNNNNNNNNNNNNNNNNNNNNNNNNNNNNNNNNNNNNNNNNNNNNNNNNNNNNNNNNNNNNNNNNNNNNNNNNNNNNNNNNNNNNatatatatatatatatatattatttatattgaattttttaatatgacgattgtttttattttgtagtacggttaatattataagagtggaattttatttaaaaatatatatatttaaatattacGTTATTTTATCctttattttaataatttattttttttttggggATCTATgttgttattttttaaaatatttgtatacatataatgCATATATAACAAAGTTAAAAAGAgtaataaaacaaaaatgaaataaaataaaattaaattaaaaaaaaaaaaaaaatacaaatgggtatatattatattaaataatttcctttgtgtattttattttatttcttctcATCTTAAAGGTCCTTCATAATCCATGAAAgcttttttaaaaaacaaaatatatatatatatatatatatataggaatatatatttttccatatgataaattatatatcaacatttagttattaaaaaaaaagaaaaaaaaagaacaaatatattatatacaacCATAAGGTTATGAAACATTAAATATTccatatattatatataataatatattttttgtagTGTGGTATTACTTATTCTTTTCTTTGGATCCTTTGAACTACAAATATtgtaaataaaacataataatacataatatttttaatattataacatatatatatatatatatttttttattatttactttttataattttttccAAAGAGAAATCCTTCATGAGAAACCTAATGAGTTTATGATATTTTTCATagtatattaaatataaatatacaaacatcagaaaattatatttttatataatccTTTAAAAGTTAAAAAGTTTTAAAGACTCACATATTTAGGAAACCCTTTACAAAACCATGCATAATTCCTGAAACTTTTGGAAGCCCCTTTTAtactttaaaaaaaaaaaaaaaaaaaaattaataatatagaaattagtttaatatatatatgtataaataattatcaatatatcttttttgtgatattgtttatattttattattattttttattttgatgtgataaaataattatttccAACCCATTAGAGGTAGACATCTACACATGAAacacaaaaataaaaaattgtataaaataagtatgcccatatatatatatatattattgatTCATTACGGTAAAATAATCGCAATCTACTTCTTTGCATTTCTctgaataatataaaggaaaaatatatataaataaatacttatgttatatatatatttttttttttttttgagtaaaaggtataaatattactatatatatcatcCAAGTTTAAAACTGTTTCcatttcatatataatttcatCCTTCTCACAAACTCCTTCAAGATGTCAATAAATTCAacacaatatatatatatatatatataagcctatttgtattttatttattttaatttttttttttttataccTTGTATATTTGGAAACACTTCAAAATTAGACGGAATATTCCCATTTActgatataaaatataaagaaattattgatagtatacatatatatatatatattttacaattatgcaaatataagaaaatataaagaaagattaaataaattattcatagtcatcttttataattttttttactgtaaaacattttaatataaatctgaataaagataaaaagaagaaaaaaatcatttattttttcacatatatatatatatatatatatatatatataatatattgttatatattctgatatttattattttattttatgattatggtttatatatttttaattacCTTAGAATTGTTTTGAATAGTGGCATTCTTATATGATAGAGAAGCACATAATGTATAACCATCGttattaaatattacataaacACAATTTTTCATATTGTTACATCTGATAGATCAAAAAAGGAAGAGTCACATAATTAAGACAAGGAAGTACCATAAATAATAgacatatgtatatatacatatatatatatattttcatttatttgtCTGTTcgttcatttttttattactcATATTCTGCTTCGTTTATGTCTACATATGTTTTTTTGACTAGAGGTTCTTCACAAGTAGCATTTCTATAAAATGttaacattatataaaaaattatattatatagtatttaaaaatatacacattttaatatatatatatatatatatatatatattctttatgatgttatattatacatgTTGTTAACATGAAGATATGTTTCCTTATTTAACGTTTCTCCTagtaaataaattaaaaagaaaaatgaacaaatgatataatactaaaatttaattttgttattaaaatttatatattcttttttctcttttcagaaaaataaataaataaatatataaaccTTGAAATTCGACATTCCAAGTATAATCATTTCCTCTTTTTGCTTTTACTTTGTCtacattaaaaaatatataatatagaatTACAAGAACATATagtcttttttttttttttttttttttttcaatatttcataatatatatattatttcattttaaagaggttataaaaaatatattatttttaatacatGATGGAAAAGGTTCCAAGTTACTAGATACACaagtatattttataagaaGTTTATGGAAATCAGTTATTAAggataatattttgaaggtttcattatttacttttatctttaaaaagaaaaaaatgaaattaaaagaaattctttcttttttaatagtacacataaatataaataaataaatatatatatatatatatacatatttatcatttaatatacatCACAGTTTTTTTTCCCTTCACATATCATTTGAATAACTGGTAATGTGTGTGGGGCATCAAACGAATCTacaaaaatttaatttgacaattataatatatttttgtatatatacttatacattatatgtgataatattttacgttgtattatattataatttttaataaaataagcttaataacttttttttataaaaagttTATCAAGGGTTGGATTTCCATAACTAGCATCAAAAATATGAATTGATTTTTCATCTTCACAACTTAATGTCACAATTTCATTTAAATCTGAagttattatttttatatcaccattttttatttcttcttttttttttaaacaaCTTACAATTATTGTATAATAACTGAAAGTAATAATTAAAACAAACAAATTTATAACCCTAAAATAATCCATTTTCATacacaaaaataaatagataaaaaaaaataatcaaataATTATAGGCACAATAGGAAAGGTTCAGTCaaagtataaaaatatttaatttatatacattatgTTGGAAATCaaagaattatttatttcttctttcttttttttttaattctcccaattaaatatatatatatatattattctatCAGGTTACTTATATAATTGTGCAACCACTTATATTGAAAAATGTGTAAATACAcaaatgtttatataaaaaaaaagaaaaacattatatatatatatatatgtatgtatcATTTAAGAAATTATAGAACCTTTATCAACATTGCGggtatataaatatatttaaaaaaaatagacagtttttatatgtttctataaattttttaaagaaaaaatacaaataatttttatctttctttatatatttaagtacaattttttttctttttttagCTATTTCCTATTCATATCtcttaaaaaatataaagaacAATTTTCAACAAGATCAGAACTAACAACATAAGGATAAACCAAACagaataaagaaaaaaaaaaaaaaaagctTTTGAAATTTAATGAAGTATACTTTAtttcattcatattatatatatatatatatatatgttattgcatttatgaaatattatataataatttacCCAATAATGGactttaaataattttcaggagaaattatataactccaaaattatatggagacattttaattaattaattgttttttgtttttttttttttttttttttttattattcctacatgtatttatttatttaattttaatttaatattcataaaaatatattcaacAAAATTTTTCCTATAATTctgatatatatatatatattttttaaaactctctaattttattttatcacTTCTTGAAGGTATTAAACCAAAATGAAagtataatattaaaaNNNNNNNNNNNNNNNNNNNNNNNNNNNNNNNNNNNNNNNNNNNNNNNNNNNNNNNNNNNNNNNNNNNNNNNNNNNNNNNNNNNNNNNNNNNNNNNNNNNNNNNNNNNNNNNNNNNNNNNNNNNNNNNNNNNNNNNNNNNNNNNNNNNNNNNNNNNNNNNNNNNNNNNNNNNNNNNNNNNNNNNNNNNNNNNNNNNNNNNNNNNNNNNNNNNNNNNNNNNNNNNNNNNNNNNNNNNNNNNNNNNNNNNNNNNNNNNNNNNNNNNNNNNNNNNNNNNNNNNNNNNNNNNNNNNNNNNNNNNNatatatatatataagtatatataatatatatggtaatatagagaaaataaaaagcaaaaaaaaacaaaaattaataaataaataataataattcattgaattaaaatattgcatgttatatacaatacattcaatttattaatatagatgtttttttttttttttttttttttttttttacataaataatgaCATAGATTTATTACAAaattatagaaatataatatatattataagaaaataaatgactaataaatgaaaaataaatgcatgaataaataaatagggaaatatatatatatataattatgttaattcttttttttttcccaACATGATATTGTaca is a window encoding:
- a CDS encoding hypothetical protein (conserved Plasmodium protein, unknown function), encoding MEEDKLINEIYPKNDNNNKKEEINKILKNIKDSDNSKDKFMNILKLTKHINDLKESDKINVLKSIDVEFLCLLLRSQNEFKLFTLRLINSLIGSSTCVYLKACFPFINSIIVSYSCYVKNWSNRLNKAVQICNKENKKGINKNASIENNWEQKEKGFSIYDNKYNTCAGDNKYECDDKHLDDDNYISCDQDELKDINIIYNECITFFLKTQAFLKEEEIINNFYFNSENNDLDVDVEMYFFNKRLKKKYNEEKDNVINNEEDVEENNFIVNKKKVNHDTKNKCDLNDINNINPKRYFDNEKNSSNNIYDDNTSNTDMSILDDDKEQDFYFSNEKICLINLIFTILKENINLKELQNKKNNKKGNNNDINVDNMNNKDNINSIYKKECIDIAKYNISLLNEQCIYISLHFLNNIILKLNDNKYVKEYFHLLNRLAENYNEPKLRITVMNCLTNLNIYIKKKNIENILDEKNIYKFYANIIYYFSEIKDEKEKEILYRLYSTIYSCLHFIYVNYDSIDILKTPLSYMSVELYLFFEDVMKYVSKKEFNNYIFYNKYFKQMIHMICINVEHILKFLSEHYSWYYEKDEIKNDDKGNDISSLYVVENPNIMIEKKKLIKNENTRENINDKNNNNILYVNPTDKICKKTIIELDLNNMYGVILKIKKIMDILLEFFKDIKDIFKLQDEEKQKDLIKFKNEFNKEINVLIKLFCNYLIYENVHYIDDFINLLEFFSIIINEDNFFYLLIVKYIDPNRYFNNKIFLSKLLLYIFNLNMKNIIQIKILFHLYHKCTFNILNYLEIKEPKDISNFSSFIQNNTHNYSFIQILNISIDKLNNLNFIYILCQDEYQIKMNNNSKQNIKNLLLFHIHFFFYYYFSILQKHNFDIINEQKNKLDLYKENYYNISNNSIKKNTQQFFLSLKILFAISAFLFMRFDSYVITNNLKKSEILFIQDCLILSLLNLKFLNEHESKDNELSEMKKKKKKYFCQVLKLTYFIMYYHPYFISLFIFRWKQIKDQDNNNVFFDVNKIKLKEEHLSICKLLNNFISNYV
- a CDS encoding hypothetical protein (conserved Plasmodium protein, unknown function); the protein is MKMDYFRVINLFVLIITFSYYTIIVSCLKKKEEIKNGDIKIITSDLNEIVTLSCEDEKSIHIFDASYGNPTLDKLFIKKNSFDAPHTLPVIQMICEGKKNCDIKVNNETFKILSLITDFHKLLIKYTCVSSNLEPFPSYKVKAKRGNDYTWNVEFQGETLNKETYLHVNNINATCEEPLVKKTYVDINEAEYECNNMKNCVYVIFNNDGYTLCASLSYKNATIQNNSKIYIKMFYINGNIPSNFEVFPNIQGVCEKDEIIYEMETVLNLDDIYKKCKEVDCDYFTMSTSNGIKGASKSFRNYAWFCKGFPKYVSHEGFLFGKNYKNSKDPKKRITFMDYEGPLR